Within the Candidatus Acidiferrales bacterium genome, the region GTGGATTCTCACGTCGCCAAGCATGATTACACCTTCAGAGTGGAACTGCAGTCGGACGAATTGAAAGATAAGCGCGCCGCGGACGACAGGCGGGTAAATATTTTTTACTATCCGATAGACACATGGGCGGATTTCATTATGTTTCAGTTTTGTATGGATCGCGGGGCAGGTCACCAGCTTGAAGACGTCAGGAAATCTACCTACGGGCCGTGGAGAAGAGAGATCGAGCGCATTTTTAAAGAGGAAATGATGCATGTGAACCATGGTGATTACTGGGTGAAAAAGCTGGCGCTCGATAAGTCAACTAAAAACGAAGTGCAGACCGCGCTCGATAAATGGTATCCGCGTACCATGAACATTTTTGGAAAACCGAGGACTCCCAGAAATGAGATTTACAGAAAATACGGACTCAAACGAAGGGATAATGACGATGTCCGCCGGGCATTCCACGACGAAGTGAGATTGAAATGCAGCGAATGGGGATTGAACCTCCCTGACTGGAAGCCTCAATGGGAGAGAATTGAAGAAGATGGAGTGATCTCAGGCTGATGAGAGCGGTAGGTATTGCAGGCACCGGCACAATGGGTGTGGGCATTGCCATCTCATTTGCGCGCAGCGGATGGGACGTGCTTCTGTTTGACGTGGAAAAAGAGAACGTCGCTCACGCACTTGAAGTAATTAGCAAAGAGTTCCAGCGCGAGGTTGACAAAGGAAGAATAAAAGCCGAAGACGCGCAGGCATCGATTGCCAGAATTCATCCGCGCTTGGTGCTCGCCGATTTCGCGGAAGCGCATCTCGTTGTCGAAGCGGTAAGTGAGGACATTGCGGTCAAACGGGAACTCTTTGCGAAACTCGATGAGATCTCAGATCCTTCGGTCCCCCTCACGTCGAACACATCGAGCCTTTCAATTGGAGCGATCGCTCAAAACTGCAAGGGAAGAAACAGGATAGCCGGCCTTCATTTTTTCAATCCCGCACATAAGATGAAACTTGTCGAAGTTGTTAAAACTGATTTCCTGTCGGAAGAAATCGGCGTTGAGCTTGCACAGATTGTTCGGCAGATCGGTAAGACCCCCGTATTGGCACGCGACACGCCCGGTTTTGTTGTCAACAGATGCGCGCGACATTTTTATCTTGAGCCTCTTCGTTTTATTTCCGAAAGAGCCGGCAGTATTGAGGAGATAGATTTTGCGTTTGAGTCTTCAAACTTTCCGATGGGACCGTTCAGGCTCCTCGATCTGGTCGGACTTGACGTGAACCTGCTCGTTTCCAAATCCATCTACGAACAATTTTTCTTTGAGCCCCGGTTCAGACCGGTGGTTTTGCAGCAGAAGATGATTGAGGCGGGCTTACTCGGCAGGAAAACAGGTGAGGGCTTTTATTTTTACAACGGAAAAGGTTCGCGTGCTTCGCTGAAAATAGACCGGCGCGACGTAATTGTCGGTGAAAGCATGCATGAAATGGCACGCAAGATATCGGGGAAACTCGAGTTGAAGAATCCATTAAACGACATGCAGCATTTCATTCTTGCACGTACCATCTCCATGATAGTC harbors:
- a CDS encoding Phenylacetic acid catabolic protein, with product MVQTSKLSNEERERRMWGKIRSGESIESVDEMSDDYFGNLTNLMLQQADSELAGAFGYVPWIMQAPTTEEKLAVANIVKDEVRHARAMYRLLEDLGVDVDSHVAKHDYTFRVELQSDELKDKRAADDRRVNIFYYPIDTWADFIMFQFCMDRGAGHQLEDVRKSTYGPWRREIERIFKEEMMHVNHGDYWVKKLALDKSTKNEVQTALDKWYPRTMNIFGKPRTPRNEIYRKYGLKRRDNDDVRRAFHDEVRLKCSEWGLNLPDWKPQWERIEEDGVISG
- a CDS encoding 3-hydroxyacyl-CoA dehydrogenase NAD-binding domain-containing protein, producing the protein MRAVGIAGTGTMGVGIAISFARSGWDVLLFDVEKENVAHALEVISKEFQREVDKGRIKAEDAQASIARIHPRLVLADFAEAHLVVEAVSEDIAVKRELFAKLDEISDPSVPLTSNTSSLSIGAIAQNCKGRNRIAGLHFFNPAHKMKLVEVVKTDFLSEEIGVELAQIVRQIGKTPVLARDTPGFVVNRCARHFYLEPLRFISERAGSIEEIDFAFESSNFPMGPFRLLDLVGLDVNLLVSKSIYEQFFFEPRFRPVVLQQKMIEAGLLGRKTGEGFYFYNGKGSRASLKIDRRDVIVGESMHEMARKISGKLELKNPLNDMQHFILARTISMIVNEAFFMLEEGVAAAEDIDLAMKLGTNFPKGPLELADSIGKYLIAEFLQAMRRAYGDIYRPSLLMSN